From a single Flavobacterium sp. genomic region:
- a CDS encoding RagB/SusD family nutrient uptake outer membrane protein, with translation MKRRFIYFLVATSLVTAGCSSDFLDPVRNTNVITSEDIANNVNVNPALVEGSLNGIGSLLIEPAGITGTRHYDLGQKGVDIWLDMLSGDMALSANSYGWYQNTANLVSTVDFSREENSIIWRYYYKVVNMSSNIILSFGGNDAVPTTPEARHLLGQAKAYRAYAYFYLTQIFQRAYDPSQPILPYNDGEVRIASKVPASQIYDLIENDLLDAIDLLDGFTPSSKQQINQNIAKGLLAYTYAAMGNYTDAKVYSDEIINSGAYPLTTTGQLAFPGAGSGFSNVNTPSWMWGYDITTEMGHQLLNWWGQVDYYTYSYQWAGDRKTIDTGLLALIPAGDVRRTQFGTTGTTNRMPINKFFDAGRTAGGQQIVTTDYIFMRVDEFYLLSAEAAAKSGDDAAAKARLKEFMANRLTGGSAAVDAYVDPLSGSNLKQAIYNQTRIEFWGEGKSYLALKRNQATVTRGTNHVFRPNQSFAYDIDEMSFQIPQVEMDNNPSITGQN, from the coding sequence ATGAAAAGAAGATTTATTTATTTCTTAGTAGCTACATCGCTTGTAACAGCGGGTTGTAGTTCAGATTTCCTAGATCCAGTAAGAAACACCAACGTTATTACTAGTGAAGATATTGCTAATAATGTAAATGTTAACCCTGCATTAGTTGAAGGAAGTCTTAATGGTATTGGTAGTTTGTTGATTGAGCCAGCTGGAATAACAGGAACTAGACACTATGACTTAGGTCAAAAAGGTGTTGATATTTGGTTAGACATGTTGTCTGGTGATATGGCTTTGTCTGCTAATTCATATGGATGGTATCAAAATACGGCTAATTTAGTTTCTACTGTGGATTTTTCTCGTGAAGAAAATAGTATTATTTGGCGTTATTACTATAAAGTTGTTAACATGTCAAGTAACATTATATTATCTTTTGGGGGCAATGACGCAGTACCAACAACTCCTGAGGCGAGACATCTTTTAGGTCAAGCTAAAGCATATCGTGCTTATGCTTATTTTTACTTAACTCAAATTTTTCAAAGAGCTTATGATCCATCTCAACCAATTTTACCTTATAATGATGGTGAAGTTAGAATTGCTTCTAAAGTTCCTGCTTCTCAAATTTATGATTTGATTGAGAATGATTTATTAGACGCTATTGATTTATTAGATGGTTTTACTCCATCTAGTAAACAGCAAATTAACCAAAATATTGCTAAAGGGTTATTAGCTTATACTTATGCTGCTATGGGTAACTATACAGATGCTAAAGTTTATTCTGATGAAATTATCAATTCTGGAGCTTATCCGTTAACAACTACAGGTCAGTTAGCTTTTCCAGGTGCAGGTTCTGGTTTTAGTAATGTAAACACACCTTCTTGGATGTGGGGTTATGATATTACAACAGAGATGGGTCATCAGTTACTTAATTGGTGGGGTCAAGTGGATTACTATACTTATAGTTATCAATGGGCTGGTGATAGAAAAACTATCGATACTGGTTTATTAGCTTTAATTCCTGCTGGTGATGTTAGAAGAACTCAATTTGGTACTACTGGTACAACAAATAGAATGCCAATTAACAAATTTTTTGATGCTGGAAGAACTGCTGGTGGTCAACAAATTGTAACTACAGATTATATTTTTATGCGTGTTGATGAATTTTATTTATTAAGCGCTGAAGCTGCTGCTAAATCTGGTGACGACGCTGCTGCCAAAGCTAGATTAAAAGAATTTATGGCAAATCGTTTAACTGGTGGATCTGCTGCTGTAGATGCTTATGTTGATCCTTTATCAGGCTCTAATCTTAAGCAAGCTATTTATAATCAAACTAGAATTGAGTTTTGGGGTGAAGGTAAAAGTTACTTAGCTTTAAAACGTAATCAAGCTACAGTTACAAGAGGTACTAACCATGTTTTCCGTCCTAATCAATCTTTTGCTTATGATATTGATGAAATGTCATTCCAAATTCCTCAGGTAGAAATGGATAACAATCCGAGTATCACAGGTCAAAATTAA
- a CDS encoding SusC/RagA family TonB-linked outer membrane protein: MRSKFKWIFTLLVAFTMQFSFAQEKTVTGVVSDELGPIAGANVVVEGTTRGTTTDFDGNYTIKAKNGEVLVITYTGKSTVKVAIAAANSYNVSMKDDLKQLAEVEVIGVGYSKTSKEAFTGTATKLVKENIEAKTVSNISQALRGEVAGVNVITGSGAPGSDATIRIRGFGSVNGNQAPLYVVDGAPYASDISAINPADIENMIVLKDAAATSIYGSRGANGVILITTKQGKAGKTLVSVDFKTSINSLMLPNYDVIDSPEEYIETAWSSLKTKGMLLGYLDPVSYANSNLYGDGTGETINSQYNIWNVDGSQLIDPATGKVANGVSRRYNPAKWSDAAFGTGYRSEANVQFSGGNGDTRYATSFGYLDDQGYAINSNYKRYTARINLEHKPKEWLKVSGNMAYTGARYTNSSSDEGSSGSSGNIFSLTNTTPAIYDLYLRDTAGNLVADPIFGGNQYDYGSIYGRRAWNSTNGIADAYYDLSQTDATTLLGNFNFAVDLTKDLSFETRYSGQYQQFDGSTRNNPYYGGFAADYGFLSKDVSSTVNQNFLQLLRYSKVVGNHSLEVFAAHESTANTFKDFNAAATGAILPNTLDLSQYTSAYGRATSYSQRWTLDSYFGQLNYNYNQKYFLTGSVRRDGSSRFINNKWGTFGSAGLGWIVSKEDFMSKLSFVDFLKLKASYGIIGDQGTSLQYGWQLSSINQTPNGDYSFTESSTLANPDLTWETSKIAQIGIESTLFNETIDFNLDYYVKNTDNLFFTQTLPPFIGYTSQQINDGQLRNSGIEFDVMAHLLKAKTSDDLKLSVGINGEFLKNEITEMPTDIFTGEKKVLDGRLSQGSSLYDWYMREWAGVDPATGAGLWNLYYNDINDNGIFDNGDAPIGSMTIYMNDNPDAKVLKTTTNNYSQATQKYTGKSAIPKVRGAFRLNAAYKNFDLTAQFSYSIGGHIYDNGYAQLMDNGDLIGANNWHRDIHNAWKQYGDVTDVPRLSSGVASDVNFNATSTRFLTKADFLSLNNVRLGYNVPASFLTKLHLSKFNLFVSGDNLLMFSTRNGLNPSTLINSSNSGIYMPMTTFSFGTKIEF, from the coding sequence ATGAGATCGAAGTTCAAATGGATTTTTACGCTTTTAGTAGCGTTTACAATGCAGTTTTCGTTCGCGCAAGAGAAAACTGTTACAGGTGTAGTTTCTGACGAACTAGGCCCAATTGCAGGTGCTAACGTTGTTGTAGAAGGAACAACTCGTGGTACTACAACTGATTTTGATGGTAATTATACCATTAAAGCTAAGAACGGTGAAGTTTTAGTAATTACTTACACCGGTAAGTCAACTGTGAAAGTTGCAATTGCTGCGGCTAATTCTTACAATGTATCTATGAAGGATGATTTAAAGCAATTGGCTGAAGTAGAAGTAATCGGTGTAGGTTATAGTAAAACCTCAAAAGAAGCCTTTACAGGAACAGCAACTAAATTGGTAAAAGAAAATATTGAAGCGAAAACAGTTTCAAATATTTCTCAAGCTTTAAGAGGTGAGGTTGCTGGGGTGAACGTAATCACTGGTTCTGGTGCTCCAGGTAGTGATGCTACTATTCGTATTCGTGGTTTTGGTTCTGTTAATGGAAACCAAGCTCCTTTGTACGTTGTAGATGGCGCTCCTTATGCGAGTGATATCAGTGCTATTAATCCTGCTGATATTGAAAACATGATAGTTTTGAAAGATGCTGCTGCTACTTCGATCTATGGATCTAGAGGGGCTAATGGGGTTATCTTAATCACTACAAAACAAGGTAAAGCAGGAAAAACTCTTGTTTCTGTTGATTTTAAAACGAGTATAAACTCTTTAATGTTACCAAATTATGATGTTATCGATTCTCCAGAGGAGTATATCGAAACAGCTTGGTCTTCATTAAAAACTAAAGGTATGTTGTTAGGGTATTTAGATCCAGTATCTTATGCAAATTCTAATTTGTATGGTGATGGTACAGGTGAAACTATCAATAGTCAATATAATATTTGGAATGTTGACGGTTCTCAATTGATTGATCCTGCAACAGGAAAAGTAGCAAATGGAGTATCAAGAAGATATAATCCTGCTAAATGGTCTGATGCTGCTTTTGGTACAGGTTACAGAAGCGAGGCTAATGTTCAGTTCAGTGGAGGTAATGGAGATACTCGTTATGCTACTTCATTTGGATATTTAGATGATCAAGGATATGCTATTAACTCTAATTATAAGCGTTATACTGCTAGAATTAACCTTGAGCACAAACCAAAAGAATGGTTAAAAGTAAGTGGAAATATGGCATATACAGGTGCTAGATATACTAATTCATCTAGTGATGAAGGTAGTTCTGGTTCATCAGGAAACATATTTTCATTGACTAATACTACCCCAGCTATTTATGATTTATACTTAAGAGATACTGCTGGTAATTTAGTTGCAGATCCTATTTTTGGAGGGAATCAATATGATTACGGTAGTATTTATGGTCGTAGAGCATGGAATAGTACTAATGGTATTGCTGATGCTTATTATGATTTATCTCAAACAGATGCAACTACATTATTAGGTAATTTTAATTTTGCTGTTGATTTAACTAAAGACTTGTCTTTTGAGACTCGTTACAGTGGACAATACCAACAATTTGATGGTTCTACTAGAAATAATCCATATTATGGAGGTTTTGCTGCTGATTATGGATTTTTAAGTAAAGATGTTAGCTCAACTGTAAACCAAAATTTTTTACAATTATTACGTTACAGTAAAGTAGTTGGAAATCATAGTTTAGAAGTTTTTGCTGCTCATGAATCGACTGCAAATACTTTTAAAGATTTCAATGCTGCTGCAACTGGAGCAATTTTACCTAACACTTTAGATTTATCTCAATATACTTCTGCATATGGTAGAGCTACTTCATATTCTCAAAGATGGACTTTAGATAGTTACTTTGGTCAGTTAAATTATAACTACAACCAAAAATACTTTTTAACTGGTTCAGTAAGAAGAGATGGTTCTTCTCGTTTTATTAATAACAAATGGGGAACTTTTGGTTCTGCTGGTTTAGGTTGGATAGTATCTAAAGAAGACTTTATGTCTAAATTAAGTTTTGTTGATTTCTTGAAATTGAAAGCTAGTTATGGTATTATAGGGGATCAAGGTACAAGTTTACAATATGGATGGCAACTTTCATCAATTAATCAAACGCCTAATGGAGATTACTCTTTTACAGAAAGTTCAACGTTAGCTAATCCTGACTTAACTTGGGAAACTTCTAAAATTGCTCAGATTGGTATCGAATCTACATTATTTAATGAAACTATTGATTTTAATTTAGATTATTACGTTAAAAACACTGATAATTTATTCTTTACTCAAACATTACCTCCTTTCATTGGATACACTTCTCAGCAAATTAATGATGGTCAATTACGTAACAGTGGTATTGAATTTGATGTGATGGCTCATTTATTAAAAGCTAAAACTTCTGATGATTTAAAATTATCTGTTGGAATCAATGGTGAGTTTTTGAAAAATGAAATTACTGAAATGCCAACTGATATTTTCACAGGTGAGAAAAAGGTATTAGATGGTAGATTATCTCAAGGAAGTTCATTGTATGATTGGTATATGCGTGAGTGGGCTGGTGTAGATCCTGCAACTGGTGCTGGTTTATGGAATTTATATTACAATGATATAAATGATAATGGAATTTTTGATAATGGGGATGCTCCGATTGGCAGTATGACCATTTACATGAATGATAATCCTGATGCAAAAGTTTTAAAAACTACTACAAATAATTATTCGCAAGCTACTCAAAAATATACTGGAAAATCTGCTATCCCTAAGGTTAGAGGCGCATTTCGTTTAAATGCAGCATATAAGAATTTTGATTTAACAGCTCAGTTTAGTTATAGTATCGGTGGACATATTTATGATAATGGATATGCTCAATTAATGGATAATGGAGATTTAATTGGTGCTAACAACTGGCACAGAGATATTCACAATGCATGGAAACAATATGGAGATGTTACTGATGTACCTAGATTATCTTCTGGTGTAGCTTCTGATGTAAATTTTAATGCTACGTCAACACGTTTCCTTACTAAAGCTGATTTCTTATCTTTAAATAATGTTAGATTAGGGTATAATGTGCCTGCATCTTTCTTAACTAAGTTGCACTTGTCTAAATTTAACTTATTTGTTTCAGGTGATAACTTATTAATGTTCAGTACTAGAAACGGTCTTAATCCATCAACTTTGATTAACTCGTCTAATTCTGGAATTTACATGCCAATGACTACATTTAGTTTTGGTACTAAAATTGAATTTTAA
- a CDS encoding ribonuclease HII — translation MLSKSYSNLILECGTDEAGRGCLAGPVTAAAILLPNNFELNLLNDSKQLSEKIREKLKPAIEAKAISFAVTHIFPNEIDEINILNASMKAMQESILKLNQTPEHIIVDGNRPLNGKLGMKQKTGKIFTSEEIKILKSIPSTSIIKGDSKYLSIAAASVLAKTHRDEYMDKIHEEFPMYNWKRNKGYPTKEHREAIKKYGACKYHRMSFRLLPEQLELEF, via the coding sequence ATGTTAAGCAAAAGTTACAGTAATTTAATATTGGAATGTGGCACCGACGAAGCCGGACGCGGTTGTCTTGCAGGACCCGTAACCGCAGCTGCTATTTTACTACCTAACAATTTTGAACTCAATTTACTTAACGACTCAAAACAATTGTCTGAAAAAATTAGAGAAAAACTAAAACCAGCAATTGAAGCCAAAGCCATTTCGTTTGCAGTAACACATATTTTCCCTAACGAAATTGACGAAATAAACATTTTGAACGCTTCGATGAAAGCAATGCAGGAGTCTATTTTAAAGTTAAATCAAACTCCAGAACACATAATTGTAGATGGAAATCGTCCATTGAATGGCAAATTAGGCATGAAACAAAAAACAGGTAAGATCTTTACAAGTGAAGAAATTAAGATTTTAAAATCAATTCCAAGTACAAGTATTATTAAAGGAGATAGCAAATATTTGAGTATAGCTGCCGCTTCGGTTTTAGCAAAAACGCACCGAGACGAATATATGGATAAAATCCACGAAGAGTTTCCAATGTATAATTGGAAAAGAAACAAAGGTTATCCAACAAAAGAACATAGAGAAGCTATTAAAAAATATGGGGCGTGTAAATACCATCGAATGAGTTTCCGATTATTACCTGAGCAACTGGAATTGGAATTTTAA
- the lipB gene encoding lipoyl(octanoyl) transferase LipB has product MNKKVQLQDLGNKDYKETWDYQEELFKEIVDIKIKNRQSNSQLLTPNFLLYVEHPHVYTLGKSGDVSNLLLSEKQLETKGATFYKINRGGDITYHGPGQIVGYPILDLENFFTDIHKYLRFLEEAIILTIAEYGLHGTRSEGETGVWFDVGTPFARKICAMGVRASRWVTMHGFALNVNADLGYFDNIIPCGIKGKAVTSMHAELGKAVDEQEVKEKILKHFQNLFEAEILI; this is encoded by the coding sequence ATGAATAAAAAAGTACAACTTCAAGATTTAGGAAATAAAGATTACAAAGAAACTTGGGATTATCAAGAAGAATTATTCAAAGAAATTGTAGATATTAAAATTAAAAATAGACAATCCAACTCCCAACTTCTAACTCCCAACTTCCTGCTTTATGTAGAGCATCCGCATGTTTATACGTTGGGAAAAAGCGGCGATGTTTCAAATTTATTACTTTCTGAAAAACAATTAGAAACAAAAGGAGCCACTTTTTACAAAATCAATAGAGGAGGCGATATTACCTATCATGGACCAGGACAAATTGTAGGTTATCCTATTTTAGATTTAGAAAACTTTTTTACCGACATACATAAATACTTACGATTCTTAGAAGAAGCTATTATTTTAACTATAGCTGAATATGGTTTACATGGAACTAGAAGCGAAGGAGAAACCGGAGTTTGGTTTGATGTAGGAACGCCTTTTGCAAGAAAAATTTGCGCTATGGGAGTGCGGGCTTCGCGTTGGGTGACCATGCATGGCTTCGCCTTAAACGTAAATGCAGATTTAGGGTATTTTGATAATATCATTCCATGTGGAATAAAAGGGAAAGCGGTTACTTCAATGCATGCTGAATTAGGAAAAGCGGTGGATGAGCAAGAAGTAAAAGAGAAAATTCTAAAACATTTTCAAAATTTGTTTGAAGCCGAGATTTTAATTTAG
- the lysS gene encoding lysine--tRNA ligase codes for MQLSEQEIIRRDKLNALRELGINPYPADLFPVNHTSKQVKENFEEGKKVVLAGRLMSVRDQGKASFAELQDSEGRIQLYFNRDVLCESEDKTLYNQVFKKLTDLGDFIGIEGELFMTKVGAMCVRVDDFKMLSKTLKPLPLPKTDEEGHVFDAFTDPELRYRMRYVDLVVNPHVKEVFMKRTKLFTAMRTFFNEAGYMEVETPVLQSIPGGAAARPFITHHNSLDIPLYMRIANELYLKRLIVGGFDGVYEFSKNFRNEGMDRTHNPEFTAMEIYVAYKDYNWMMEMTENLLEYCATQVNGTTEATFGEHKVNFKAPYARVTMTDAIKQFTGFDITGKSEDELREAAKSMGIEVNDTMGKGKLIDEIFGEKCEGNFIQPTFITDYPKEMSPLCKSHRDNPELTERFELMVCGKEIANAYSELNDPIDQRERFVAQMELAAKGDDEANGIIDEDFLRALEYGMPPTSGLGIGMDRLIMFLTNNQSIQEVLFFPQMRPEKKGPELTEDEKHIIEILKANEGISIGDLKIKSELSGKKWDAASKGISKHGLLKIEVNGDNKIAIYTGK; via the coding sequence ATGCAACTTTCGGAACAAGAAATCATTAGAAGAGACAAATTAAACGCTTTACGCGAACTTGGAATTAACCCTTATCCAGCGGATTTATTTCCGGTGAATCACACTTCAAAGCAAGTGAAGGAAAATTTTGAAGAAGGTAAGAAGGTTGTTTTGGCTGGACGTTTGATGAGTGTTCGTGATCAAGGAAAAGCTTCGTTTGCTGAATTACAAGACAGCGAAGGAAGAATACAGTTGTATTTTAATCGTGACGTGCTTTGCGAAAGCGAAGACAAAACGCTTTATAATCAGGTTTTCAAAAAATTAACCGATTTAGGAGACTTTATTGGTATTGAGGGAGAATTATTCATGACGAAAGTAGGTGCTATGTGTGTTCGTGTGGATGATTTTAAAATGTTGAGCAAAACTTTAAAACCGCTTCCGTTGCCAAAAACAGATGAAGAAGGTCATGTTTTTGATGCGTTTACTGATCCAGAATTGCGTTACCGTATGCGATACGTAGATTTAGTGGTAAACCCACATGTGAAAGAAGTGTTCATGAAAAGAACCAAATTGTTCACCGCTATGAGAACATTTTTCAATGAAGCAGGTTACATGGAAGTAGAAACTCCGGTTTTACAATCGATTCCGGGTGGAGCAGCTGCAAGACCTTTTATTACACATCATAATAGTTTAGATATTCCATTATACATGAGAATTGCTAACGAATTATATTTGAAAAGATTAATCGTAGGTGGTTTTGATGGTGTTTACGAATTTTCGAAAAACTTCCGTAACGAAGGAATGGACAGAACACACAATCCAGAATTTACCGCTATGGAAATTTATGTAGCTTATAAAGACTACAACTGGATGATGGAAATGACTGAAAACCTTTTAGAATATTGTGCTACTCAAGTAAATGGAACTACTGAAGCTACTTTTGGAGAACATAAAGTAAACTTCAAAGCGCCATATGCAAGAGTAACTATGACCGATGCGATTAAACAATTCACTGGTTTTGACATTACAGGAAAATCGGAAGATGAATTGCGTGAAGCTGCAAAATCGATGGGAATTGAAGTAAATGATACCATGGGTAAAGGAAAATTAATTGATGAAATTTTTGGCGAGAAATGTGAAGGCAACTTCATTCAACCAACCTTCATTACAGATTATCCAAAAGAAATGTCACCATTGTGTAAATCACACCGTGATAATCCTGAATTAACTGAGCGTTTCGAATTGATGGTTTGTGGAAAAGAAATTGCAAACGCCTATTCCGAATTAAACGACCCAATTGACCAAAGAGAACGTTTTGTAGCCCAAATGGAATTAGCAGCAAAAGGTGATGATGAAGCCAACGGAATTATAGATGAAGACTTTTTAAGAGCTTTAGAATACGGAATGCCTCCAACTTCTGGATTAGGAATTGGAATGGACAGATTAATCATGTTCTTAACCAACAATCAATCGATTCAAGAAGTGTTGTTCTTCCCACAAATGCGTCCAGAGAAAAAAGGTCCCGAATTAACAGAAGACGAAAAACACATTATCGAAATTTTGAAAGCTAACGAAGGAATTTCGATTGGTGACTTAAAAATAAAATCAGAGTTAAGCGGAAAAAAATGGGATGCTGCCAGCAAAGGCATTAGCAAACATGGATTACTCAAAATAGAAGTAAATGGAGATAATAAAATTGCCATTTATACAGGAAAATAA